One segment of Setaria viridis chromosome 4, Setaria_viridis_v4.0, whole genome shotgun sequence DNA contains the following:
- the LOC117852763 gene encoding protein TIC 21, chloroplastic isoform X2 → MWSLLLSPASAPPRPPLSTLRLRLVSSPIASAPVPNSGFSAPSRAAAIVGTGTSSYAAGRGSLPRHLAAAAAAGAGAAPSGPSDPTPLSAEDEVSKKLEKTARYFKNLGTLGFWSQLVCTTISAGILSFSAVATGDVTAPFTFIATSVGILAAFISVFRSFGYIRLSERFRRTANEPAKAPPRADVVKNLRNSIVFNVVGMGAAVLGLQATVGALVAKALTTSSVPYYQGIPPGQSPVLALDIFLVQASANTILSHFLGLSSSLELLRSVTQAALVPKPA, encoded by the exons ATGTGGTCGCTCCTGCTCTCAccggcctcggcgccgccgaggccacCCCTCTCGACGCTGAGGCTGCGGCTGGTTTCCTCTCCCATCGCATCAGCGCCGGTGCCGAACTCCGGCTTCTCCGCTCCCAGCCGCGCGGCCGCCATCGTTGGTACTGGTACCTCATCTTATGCTGCCGGCCGAGGCTCTTTACCGCGTCACCTcgccgcggcagccgcggcgggGGCTGGGGCGGCGCCGTCCGGACCTTCGGACCCCACTCCTCTCTCTGCGGAGGACGAG GTTAGCAAAAAACTAGAGAAAACAGCACGGTATTTTAAGAATCTGGGTACCCTGGGATTTTGGTCCCAACTGGTGTGCACAACTATTTCGGCTGGAATTCTCTCATTCTCTGCAGTTGCTACAGGGGATGTAACAGCTCCCTTTACATTCATAGCAACTTCAGTTGGTATCCTTGCGGCCTTTATCTCAGTATTCCGGTCATTTGGTTATATCCGCCTTTCTGAAAGGTTTAGAAGAACAGCAAATGAACCTGCTAAG GCTCCTCCTCGTGCTGATGTGGTTAAGAATCTGAGAAATAGTATCGTGTTTAATGTTGTTGGAATGGGTGCTGCAGTTCTTGGTCTGCAGGCAACTGTAGGTGCTTTGGTAGCCAAAGCCCTCACTACCTCATCAGTGCCCTACTACCAGGGAATACCCCCTGGCCAGAGTCCTGTTCTCGCTTtagatatttttcttgttcAG GCTTCAGCCAACACAATTCTCTCGCATTTCCTTGGGCTATCGAGCTCACTGGAGCTGCTGCGGTCTGTAACACAAGCTGCCCTGGTTCCGAAACCAGCATGA
- the LOC117852763 gene encoding protein TIC 21, chloroplastic isoform X1: MWSLLLSPASAPPRPPLSTLRLRLVSSPIASAPVPNSGFSAPSRAAAIVGTGTSSYAAGRGSLPRHLAAAAAAGAGAAPSGPSDPTPLSAEDEVERAKLAQVSKKLEKTARYFKNLGTLGFWSQLVCTTISAGILSFSAVATGDVTAPFTFIATSVGILAAFISVFRSFGYIRLSERFRRTANEPAKAPPRADVVKNLRNSIVFNVVGMGAAVLGLQATVGALVAKALTTSSVPYYQGIPPGQSPVLALDIFLVQASANTILSHFLGLSSSLELLRSVTQAALVPKPA; this comes from the exons ATGTGGTCGCTCCTGCTCTCAccggcctcggcgccgccgaggccacCCCTCTCGACGCTGAGGCTGCGGCTGGTTTCCTCTCCCATCGCATCAGCGCCGGTGCCGAACTCCGGCTTCTCCGCTCCCAGCCGCGCGGCCGCCATCGTTGGTACTGGTACCTCATCTTATGCTGCCGGCCGAGGCTCTTTACCGCGTCACCTcgccgcggcagccgcggcgggGGCTGGGGCGGCGCCGTCCGGACCTTCGGACCCCACTCCTCTCTCTGCGGAGGACGAGGTCGAGCGCGCCAAGCTTGCTCAA GTTAGCAAAAAACTAGAGAAAACAGCACGGTATTTTAAGAATCTGGGTACCCTGGGATTTTGGTCCCAACTGGTGTGCACAACTATTTCGGCTGGAATTCTCTCATTCTCTGCAGTTGCTACAGGGGATGTAACAGCTCCCTTTACATTCATAGCAACTTCAGTTGGTATCCTTGCGGCCTTTATCTCAGTATTCCGGTCATTTGGTTATATCCGCCTTTCTGAAAGGTTTAGAAGAACAGCAAATGAACCTGCTAAG GCTCCTCCTCGTGCTGATGTGGTTAAGAATCTGAGAAATAGTATCGTGTTTAATGTTGTTGGAATGGGTGCTGCAGTTCTTGGTCTGCAGGCAACTGTAGGTGCTTTGGTAGCCAAAGCCCTCACTACCTCATCAGTGCCCTACTACCAGGGAATACCCCCTGGCCAGAGTCCTGTTCTCGCTTtagatatttttcttgttcAG GCTTCAGCCAACACAATTCTCTCGCATTTCCTTGGGCTATCGAGCTCACTGGAGCTGCTGCGGTCTGTAACACAAGCTGCCCTGGTTCCGAAACCAGCATGA